The following are from one region of the Gemmatimonadaceae bacterium genome:
- a CDS encoding MFS transporter, which produces MTASTAPVAPAASDTTSAPPRFDRPSVLRLMLGHGATDFYQAAVPALVPYFVATFHLTLARGASAVFAATILSAVLQPFFGWLADRRATPWLTTWGLVLAAGGVAAAVMAPNYTLALLAVGLAGIGVAAFHPEATRAVNMFSGDRKGTGMSFFTIGGNIGFALAPIIVVPLATPAYRGGLAALCLLSIPCAWILNRAMGALPTARGKAARNAAHDRTLPSDAWGAFALLGVAIGMRSMMVVAMNTFLPTYWSQALHTSLQTGAFALTMLLTIGLAGVFVGGRMADRIGARAVILWSFAAVAPAFWLLARAQTVLQASLALPLLAFALFAPGGVMVVLGQAYLPRHLGTASGVTVGLAVTFGGLAAPLLGRIADLHGLHTMLLLLAACAPVMALTAWLLPDRRHA; this is translated from the coding sequence GTGACCGCATCGACCGCGCCGGTCGCGCCGGCCGCGAGCGACACCACGAGCGCCCCGCCGCGCTTCGACCGGCCATCGGTACTCCGGCTCATGCTCGGCCACGGCGCCACCGACTTCTACCAGGCGGCCGTGCCGGCGCTGGTGCCGTACTTCGTCGCGACCTTCCACCTCACCCTCGCCCGCGGCGCGAGTGCCGTGTTCGCCGCCACGATCCTGTCCGCCGTGCTCCAGCCCTTCTTCGGCTGGCTGGCCGACCGGCGCGCCACGCCCTGGCTCACGACGTGGGGCCTCGTCCTCGCCGCCGGCGGCGTGGCCGCGGCCGTGATGGCACCGAACTACACCCTCGCGCTCCTCGCGGTGGGACTCGCCGGCATCGGTGTGGCGGCCTTCCATCCCGAGGCCACCCGGGCCGTGAACATGTTCTCCGGTGACCGCAAGGGCACCGGGATGAGCTTCTTCACCATCGGCGGGAACATCGGTTTCGCCCTCGCGCCGATCATCGTCGTGCCACTCGCCACGCCCGCGTACCGCGGCGGGCTCGCCGCGCTCTGCCTGCTCTCCATCCCGTGCGCCTGGATCCTCAACCGCGCGATGGGCGCCCTGCCGACGGCGCGCGGCAAGGCGGCGCGAAACGCGGCGCACGATCGCACGCTGCCCAGCGACGCCTGGGGTGCATTCGCACTCCTCGGCGTTGCCATCGGCATGCGCAGCATGATGGTCGTGGCGATGAACACCTTCCTCCCCACCTATTGGTCGCAAGCGCTGCACACCTCACTGCAGACCGGCGCCTTCGCGCTGACGATGCTGCTGACCATCGGCCTCGCGGGCGTGTTCGTCGGCGGACGGATGGCGGACCGCATCGGTGCACGCGCCGTGATCCTCTGGAGCTTCGCCGCCGTCGCGCCGGCGTTCTGGCTCCTCGCGCGCGCGCAAACCGTGCTACAGGCCTCGCTCGCACTGCCGCTCCTCGCCTTCGCGCTGTTCGCACCCGGCGGCGTGATGGTCGTGCTCGGACAGGCCTACCTGCCCCGCCACCTGGGCACGGCGTCCGGCGTGACCGTCGGCCTCGCGGTGACCTTCGGCGGCCTGGCCGCGCCGCTGCTCGGGCGCATCGCCGACCTGCATGGACTGCACACCATGCTCCTGCTGCTCGCCGCCTGTGCGCCGGTGATGGCACTCACCGCCTGGCTGCTGCCCGACCGTCGTCACGCGTAG